Proteins co-encoded in one Quercus robur chromosome 8, dhQueRobu3.1, whole genome shotgun sequence genomic window:
- the LOC126695551 gene encoding uncharacterized protein LOC126695551: protein MAFEMARMGPTRRSSDEFVQSSDEEASFADMVFGFMEEGQNLSGNSSNSDNYDDEDDENSYNFEENKAFWKEQEQTLQGTLYRTSSIETKIRQATKEALREFCAADNQCLCSRPVAKSCRNCLRREVCNRLINVGYNCALCKSKWKSSPDIPSGEHTYLEVLDNSNPKKGVVRVVIELNFRAEFEMARASEEYNQLISRLPEVFIGKSERLGALIKILCSAAKKCMKEKKMHLGPWRKHKYMQAKWLGTCERIKPTTMPLAFSYRQPKPKASMLTFDLLESLPGLHCSTAVEVV from the exons ATGGCCTTTGAAATGGCTAGAATGGGGCCCACTCGCCGGAGCTCCGACGAGTTTGTCCAATCTTCCGATGAAGAAGCAAGTTTTGcagacatggtttttgggtttaTGGAAGAAGGTCAGAATTTATCAGGAAATTCATCCAACTCTGACAActatgatgatgaagatgatgaaaaTTCTTACAATTTTGAAGAGAATAAGGCTTTCTGGAAAGAACAAGAACAAACCCTCCAG GGAACATTGTATAGGACTAGTTCAATTGAGACCAAAATCCGGCAAGCTACAAAAGAGGCACTAAGGGAATTTTGTGCGGCAGATAATCAATGTTTGTGTTCAAGACCGGTGGCCAAAAGTTGCCGGAATTGCCTAAGAAGGGAAGTATGTAACCGGCTTATAAATGTTGGCTACAATTGTGCCCTTTGCAAGTCCAAGTGGAAGAGCTCACCAGATATCCCATCAG GGGAGCACActtatttggaagttttggACAACTCAAATCCTAAGAAAGGAGTTGTGAGAGTGGTAATTGAGTTAAATTTTCGAGCAGAGTTTGAGATGGCAAGAGCTAGTGAAGAGTacaaccaattaattagccggCTACCGGAAGTATTCATCGGGAAATCAGAAAGATTAGGAGCCCTAattaagattttgtgctcggctgccaaaaaatgcatgaaggagaagaaaatgcACTTGGGGCCATGGAGGAAGCACAAATACATGCAAGCTAAGTGGCTTGGTACATGTGAGAgaataaaaccaacaacaaTGCCCTTGGCATTCTCATACCGCCAGCCAAAGCCGAAGGCATCAATGCTAACCTTTGATTTGCTAGAGTCTTTGCCTGGCTTGCATTGCAGTACTGCAGTTGAAGTTGTTTGa